CTGGTCTAACGAAATGACTGAAAAATGTCATCAGAAATTGAAATGCATTAAGTAATTATCCGTGTGATAACTATGCCATAttaaaaattcaacaggtttatctgaTAATTGGAAGTACACAAATTTCTTCATGATATTCACTATTTAGAGGGCAAGCACTCAGCGTCACATCACTGTGTGTACTTttgataatataccaaaactcagcaTAAAgtgaaatataaaaaaaaatagcCTTAATGTTTTCAGGATGATGGGGTGTCAAAGACTTAAATATAAGCATTATTTGACAATTAATCATAAAAATTCAATTTTGTAGTGTTCTTTATCTAGGCATTTTTTGGTGTTCAGTATCTTCTGTTCCTCCATACTGTATGCTGTGAGGCAATGCTTAGCTCTGATGAGATCGATCCATCCATTCTATGAGAATATTTATTTCGCCAATGGCTTTAACAGCAGCGTCCTCTAGATtcaactgaaaaaggacagagatttaTTAAGTAATATGACACACAAACTCTTGATATCATAACAACTCAAGGGAGAGAACTTGTCTTTGTTTCCACCCATGATTTTCCCACTGGTGCTCTTTCTCCTTCAGTGGGGAAGACCCAGTAGTATTGGCCATGAATTTTCACTGTCCATGGATACTACCAGGCCCAGTGGTAACACTGTTGTAGATTCTTCAACAGGAGCTGTAGCCAGGTACTATAGGTTCTGACAGTTCTCCAACTTCCCAAAGAGGCTGTCCTCTTAGAGTGCAGTATTTTGTGTAGGCACTGAGAGGAGGGCAAGTCAAACACGAACATTGGGTTCTGTTTAAATTTCAACATCATTTAAGTCAAGGTCAGACCCGTGTCTGAGCTTTGTCCTGTGCTAAATTAACTTTTAAGGAATTATACAGGATGCGGTTTCACAGTCTATTTTGTTGCTTGAAGTGTTGCACGTAATCAGTGCTACTCTATGGGAAGGAAATATCCTCTTTGTTAATTAAATGAAAGAGATGTTAACGTACATTTTCAAAGGTACTTTGCATCTTCTTCATCTTAACCCTGGATTCTTCTCCACAATGGCACTTCATCTCTGCATGCTGCCCAATAAAGAAAGTCATTGTGAGAGGAAGGCATACATACAGTAATGTTTAATTTCAAGAATCATTCAGAACACAATAGTTAACAAAGAATGATGTTTCAACGTTTAAAAATAATCTTGAAACTAGGTTTAACATTGTCGCTATGTTCAATAAACAATTAAAAGCAAGTGAGAGATCTTCCGGCCTCGTCACTTACACATTGCCGTAGATCTCGCTTGATGCTGAGGAAGGAGTTGGCTAAGGTGTTGGTCCTCCTCTCAATAAGGGAGCTGGATGGGGTGTGATGTTTGAAGACAGTCTCCACATAGAATCTCAACATGTGGCGCAGAAAACAGCAGCTCTCCTCTGCCTGGAAATGAGAGCACGGACagtcagtgaggggaatggggggaaACAGTTCGCCTTGTAGTTACGGCGCTCTCATTCTATAGGCTAGTATCTAATTGAGATAtcaatttaaatatgtgttgtagTTGCCTTAAGTAATTACTCGGTAATCCTGGCAAAATTAATAGCAGAAACCACAAAAGATGGGTTAATAAAATACGCAACACCAGTCTCCTACATAAATGGATGGAGAAAGTGAGTATTTTAATTAATGACATTATTAAAGCACACACTCGATTACAGGGATAACTTGAACGGCAGGTCCATTGGTGAAATAAGTGTAGCCGGAAGGCATTGTACCTGAATGCCATGAAATGTAGATTTGGTTAGGAGCCTCACGTCATCAGCTGTATCTTCCGCTTGCTGTGGAGAAAAGAAGATATATTAATACCTTTTCCAATATTTCGTAGCGGCGAATCACTCAGTAAAGGATCTGAACGGGGAGATGTTAGGTCAAATCTTTACTTACTATTGCCTGTCTGATATCTGAAAATGCCTGTTGAATTTCGGGCATGTTAACGGTTAGTGAGCATCGTCCAAAATGCAACCTCTTGGCTTGAGCAAGGATAGGCTGACAGGCGAAAAGAACAGCCAGGGAGAATAGAGCACCAAGACCTTTCATCGTTATAAGCAGCAAGAAACCTACAACATAACCAATAAGTAATCAAAAAGTTCTATGTTTGGATAGTAAAGAAAGCATGAGATGCAAAAACAGACTTTAACAAGAATGCTGTACAATGAATGTAAATAATTTGAAACAGGAGAAACCTCTTAGTGGGTTTGTTCAAAGTTTCATTTACACAACTGCCTTGATTATAAGTACTTTTATATCCGATATTTAATTAAAGTCTCTATT
The Heterodontus francisci isolate sHetFra1 chromosome 25, sHetFra1.hap1, whole genome shotgun sequence genome window above contains:
- the LOC137384027 gene encoding interleukin-20-like; this translates as MAKPVVLAKPDTLTFATLGIEGAKMGVIPGQTTRMEDSKDFAGDRGIKGGVSKTEHLSISSEEEEEGGGFLLLITMKGLGALFSLAVLFACQPILAQAKRLHFGRCSLTVNMPEIQQAFSDIRQAIQAEDTADDVRLLTKSTFHGIQAEESCCFLRHMLRFYVETVFKHHTPSSSLIERRTNTLANSFLSIKRDLRQCHAEMKCHCGEESRVKMKKMQSTFENLNLEDAAVKAIGEINILIEWMDRSHQS